GAAAAACGCGCCGACAATGGCGCCGGGAATGCTGACCATACCGCCCAGCACGACCATGACGATCAGCTCCACCGAAAACGTAAAGCCAAAGGACGCCGGCGCGATGAAGGTCAGATAATGGGCGTAGATCGAGCCGGACGCGGCCGAGAAAACGGCCGAGAGCACGAAAACGAAGAGCTTGTGGTTGGCGATGTCCACGCCCATGGCCTGGGCTGCCTTTTCCGAGGTATGCAGGGCGCGCAGGGCCCGGCCCAAACGGGAGTGGATCAGATTGAAGGACAGCCAGACCATGACGCACAAAATCACGACCACGAAACGGTACAAGGCGATGTCCCTGGTCAGTTCCCAGCCGAACAGGCTCAGGCGGGGAATGCCGACAAACCCGGCCGGACCGCCGGTTATATCCACGGTTTCCGTGAAGAGGATGGACAGAATGATGCCAAAACCCAGGGTGGCCATGGCCAGATAATGGCCTTTGAGCTTCAGGGACGGCAGGCCCACCAGGGCGCTGACCACGGCGGTCAGACCGACGGCGGCCAGCATGGACCAGCCCACGGACAACCCGACCGTGGTACTCAGGTAGGCGCTGGCATAGGCGCCCAATCCGTGGAATCCGGCGTGGCCCAGGGAAATCTGCCCGGCGTGACCAACCAGCAGGCACAAACCCACGGCGTTCATGGCGTGCAGACAGCACAGGATGAGCACGGTCAGGTAATAGTTGTTGGGCAGAATGAGGGGCACGGTCATGAGCAGGAAAAAAAGGCCCGCCAGCCAGCGCATGTCCTTGCGATATGTCACGTTACACCCGCTTGAAATCCTTGCGGCCAAAAAGGCCCGAGGGTTTGACGAAAAGAAGGACGAGCAGGATGACGAAAGCCAGGGCGTCCTTGTAGGCCGAGGACACGAAGCCCGCGCCCAGGGATTCGAGCACGCCGAGGATGATCCCGCCGGCCGCGGCCCCGAAAGGGTTGCCAAGCCCGCCCAAGATGCAGGCCGCGAAGCCCTTGAGGCCAAGCATGACCCCGACATCGAAGGACGTCAGCGTGATCGGGGCCAAGAGCACCCCGCCCACGGCCCCGACCAGGGCGGAAATCATGAACGACAGCCGCACCATGCGCGGCACGCCGATGCCCACCAGCGAGGCGGCCTTGGCGTCGTAGGAACAAGCCAGCATGGCCTTGCCGTGGATGGTTGCGGAAAAAAAGAGCTTCAATCCGCTCAGCAGCACCAGGCTGACTCCGAGCACCCACAGGGTCTGGGGCATGATGGCCGCGCCCAGCACAAGGATCGGCGCGCTGCCGGAAAAGGGCTCCAGGGCGTGGGTGTCCTTGCCCCAGACCAGCATGGCCAAGCCCCGGATGAGGATGGACACGCCGATGGTGATGATGATCAGGTTGATGGGCGGGCAGTGCCGCACCGGCCGGATGGCCAGCCTCTCGACCAGGGCCCCGATCAGGGTCGCGCCAATCACGGCCAGAACCACGGCCGCGGGTTCGGGCAGGCCAAGGGCCGCCATGAAAGAGACGCTCATCATGCCGCCGAGCATGACAAATTCGCCCTGGGCAAAATTGATGACGCCGGTGGTGTTGAAAATGATGGTGAAGCCCAGGGCCGTCAGACCGTAGGTGCTGCCCAGGGTCAAGCCGGTGACGAGATATTGAAGCAGGGTTGATGGGTCCATGTCATAATGCATGCCAATGCCGACGGATCGCTCCGCCGGCACTGGCAACGCGAGGAGGATGTTACTGCGTGACCTTCCAGGTGCCCTTCTCGATGGTGACCATGATAAAGGCCTCCTCATTCAGGCCGTTATGGTCTTCGGGAGTGTATGTATAGACACCCGTGGTTGCCGGAAAAGCGGCAATTTTCTCCAAATTGTCCC
The sequence above is a segment of the Deltaproteobacteria bacterium genome. Coding sequences within it:
- a CDS encoding branched-chain amino acid ABC transporter permease, with the translated sequence MRWLAGLFFLLMTVPLILPNNYYLTVLILCCLHAMNAVGLCLLVGHAGQISLGHAGFHGLGAYASAYLSTTVGLSVGWSMLAAVGLTAVVSALVGLPSLKLKGHYLAMATLGFGIILSILFTETVDITGGPAGFVGIPRLSLFGWELTRDIALYRFVVVILCVMVWLSFNLIHSRLGRALRALHTSEKAAQAMGVDIANHKLFVFVLSAVFSAASGSIYAHYLTFIAPASFGFTFSVELIVMVVLGGMVSIPGAIVGAFFITVLPEFLRAFENVEILLFGLILILSMMFMPDGLAGGWNRLWAWIAARAKGAAHG
- a CDS encoding branched-chain amino acid ABC transporter permease, whose amino-acid sequence is MDPSTLLQYLVTGLTLGSTYGLTALGFTIIFNTTGVINFAQGEFVMLGGMMSVSFMAALGLPEPAAVVLAVIGATLIGALVERLAIRPVRHCPPINLIIITIGVSILIRGLAMLVWGKDTHALEPFSGSAPILVLGAAIMPQTLWVLGVSLVLLSGLKLFFSATIHGKAMLACSYDAKAASLVGIGVPRMVRLSFMISALVGAVGGVLLAPITLTSFDVGVMLGLKGFAACILGGLGNPFGAAAGGIILGVLESLGAGFVSSAYKDALAFVILLVLLFVKPSGLFGRKDFKRV